Proteins encoded together in one Anaerosporomusa subterranea window:
- a CDS encoding alkaline phosphatase family protein produces the protein MMKKVIVFGVDGLTMPLLRRFVDEGILPNIAAMFKAGASAELLPFISAWGDVNWVSFLSGQCPGTAWIGQTMPPDNHKTHNLLSLLEKAGRRTALVHFPESVSGKAPHFEFAPFWGRSEASPYELCSSAIHTTRYDERTAKKQGKKQKLGWPPTSALAYHNKGSWRPIVTTEGEYRLKLEGSGAVLTLTARPDADGLALQVDKETVVLRIGQWSQWVPLRLGDKIGMGRFWLAQYDRELGDVEIIQSQVMHLEGLSNDPALEKDLINQLGPFISKWTAKVAPAEDYRTSAYQEGEYQSFWLADSAVKLTRDYNISLWATVHRLVDESHHNCLGQYDPASPFYNSEQADIYGNVMRECYRILDRTIGRIMAGMDDDTTLFLASDHGAVPNSYMCDIYRYLEKWGLVELRSDGSVILEKSKVFLKDERGGLEIYVNLEGRDSTGIVSRQYYEPVRDLVLHALGNWHVKENGTIRNAVAVALKKEDAMGIGYWGPHAGDIIFAYDTGFVWGVSASGEDVCSIEIPGANHGPQKPTAETNVSSNYGVLLAYGSGIRCGYYHDKTVQGSYRMVDPAATIAHLLGLKHASLDGVVMNDLLTEDEVAR, from the coding sequence ATGATGAAGAAAGTTATTGTCTTTGGTGTTGACGGACTGACGATGCCATTGTTGCGGCGTTTCGTTGATGAAGGAATTTTACCCAATATCGCGGCGATGTTTAAGGCTGGGGCCTCAGCAGAATTACTGCCGTTTATCTCAGCGTGGGGAGATGTCAACTGGGTTAGTTTCCTATCCGGGCAGTGTCCGGGGACGGCTTGGATTGGTCAGACAATGCCGCCGGATAATCACAAGACGCACAATTTGTTATCTTTGCTGGAAAAGGCGGGACGACGGACGGCTCTGGTCCATTTCCCCGAAAGCGTTTCTGGCAAAGCCCCTCATTTCGAATTCGCACCATTCTGGGGACGATCAGAAGCTTCACCCTATGAATTGTGTTCGTCCGCGATTCATACCACCCGCTATGATGAGCGGACTGCAAAAAAACAAGGAAAAAAGCAGAAGTTGGGATGGCCGCCTACCTCAGCGTTGGCCTATCACAACAAGGGCTCCTGGCGACCAATTGTCACTACAGAAGGGGAGTATCGGCTGAAGCTTGAGGGCTCGGGAGCTGTATTGACACTGACGGCTCGACCGGATGCAGATGGCCTTGCTCTTCAAGTCGATAAAGAAACGGTTGTATTGCGCATAGGACAATGGAGTCAATGGGTGCCGCTGCGTTTAGGCGATAAAATCGGCATGGGGCGTTTCTGGCTGGCGCAATATGATCGTGAACTCGGCGATGTAGAGATCATTCAAAGTCAGGTAATGCACTTAGAGGGGCTGTCTAATGATCCGGCGCTGGAAAAGGACCTAATTAACCAACTTGGGCCCTTCATCAGCAAATGGACGGCCAAGGTTGCCCCGGCCGAAGACTATCGGACATCGGCCTACCAAGAGGGAGAGTATCAGTCGTTTTGGTTAGCTGATTCTGCAGTAAAGTTAACGCGTGACTATAATATTTCTCTTTGGGCCACGGTACATAGATTGGTTGATGAATCGCACCACAACTGTCTAGGACAGTACGATCCTGCATCGCCGTTTTATAATTCGGAGCAAGCGGACATCTATGGAAATGTTATGCGAGAATGTTACCGAATATTGGATCGGACGATCGGGCGCATCATGGCGGGAATGGATGACGACACAACACTGTTCTTAGCCTCTGATCATGGTGCAGTACCAAACTCATATATGTGTGATATCTATCGCTATCTAGAAAAATGGGGCCTGGTCGAACTACGCTCAGACGGCAGTGTCATCCTGGAAAAAAGCAAAGTCTTTTTGAAGGATGAGAGAGGCGGCTTGGAGATTTACGTTAACCTTGAAGGCCGTGACTCAACCGGAATCGTCTCGCGTCAGTACTATGAGCCAGTTAGAGATTTAGTTCTTCACGCGCTCGGCAATTGGCATGTGAAGGAAAATGGCACGATTCGCAATGCAGTAGCTGTAGCGTTAAAGAAAGAAGACGCGATGGGTATCGGTTACTGGGGGCCGCATGCAGGCGATATTATATTCGCTTACGATACAGGTTTCGTTTGGGGAGTCAGTGCTAGCGGCGAGGACGTTTGTTCGATAGAGATACCTGGTGCCAACCATGGGCCGCAGAAACCGACAGCTGAAACAAATGTATCTTCAAATTATGGCGTCTTACTAGCGTATGGATCAGGGATTCGATGCGGATATTACCATGATAAAACCGTTCAAGGCTCATACCGCATGGTGGACCCCGCAGCGACAATCGCGCATCTGCTTGGACTGAAGCACGCTTCACTTGATGGGGTAGTCATGAATGATCTCCTCACTGAAGACGAGGTGGCGCGTTGA
- a CDS encoding mandelate racemase/muconate lactonizing enzyme family protein, whose product MKIIDVKTHVLSTPLDEPFAFSMGWVKKRGTMIVELITDEGITGWGESLCHGLQPPEIAETIVQAALKPIIVGQDPFDVDVLWERMYNLTRPFGQKGAVPNAISAVDIAIWDCLGRATGKPVHKLLGGAYRSEVRPYATGFYRVEDKKYPEAAVEEAKMHRSKGFTAMKLKTGFGVEEDIRYIWGVREGIGPDIRLMLDANHAYNVSSARKILKAVEDADIYWFEEPISPEDIDGYRELKNLTNIYLAAGENEFTKIGFREWISKRAVDILQPDLCSAGGFTECRKISALAQAWHMTLIPHVWASGIGLAASLQFLATVPPAPLALNPIEPMLEYDQSSHPFRQDLIFNAINMENGMVKIPTGPGLGVEINREVIERYEVKR is encoded by the coding sequence ATGAAAATAATTGATGTAAAGACACACGTGCTGTCCACTCCGCTTGACGAACCTTTTGCCTTTTCTATGGGCTGGGTAAAAAAGCGAGGCACGATGATCGTTGAACTGATTACCGATGAGGGGATAACTGGCTGGGGGGAATCACTTTGCCACGGGCTGCAGCCGCCTGAAATCGCTGAAACCATCGTCCAAGCAGCATTAAAGCCGATTATTGTGGGACAAGATCCCTTCGATGTCGATGTGTTGTGGGAGCGTATGTATAACCTGACGCGTCCGTTTGGGCAGAAGGGAGCTGTACCCAATGCCATTAGTGCAGTGGATATCGCCATCTGGGACTGTCTTGGCCGCGCAACAGGCAAACCTGTGCATAAACTGCTTGGCGGTGCTTATCGCAGTGAGGTGAGGCCTTATGCTACTGGTTTTTACCGAGTAGAGGATAAGAAATATCCAGAGGCCGCTGTTGAAGAGGCCAAAATGCATCGTTCCAAAGGTTTTACGGCAATGAAGCTGAAAACTGGCTTCGGCGTGGAAGAAGATATTCGCTATATCTGGGGCGTCAGAGAAGGAATTGGTCCTGATATCAGGCTGATGCTTGACGCCAATCACGCCTATAACGTATCGTCGGCTAGAAAAATCCTTAAAGCTGTCGAGGATGCGGATATTTATTGGTTTGAGGAGCCTATTTCCCCTGAGGATATCGATGGCTACCGAGAACTAAAGAATTTAACGAACATCTACTTGGCTGCCGGCGAGAATGAGTTCACAAAGATCGGCTTCCGCGAATGGATTAGTAAGCGAGCGGTCGATATTTTGCAACCTGATCTTTGCTCTGCCGGTGGATTCACTGAATGCCGCAAAATATCTGCGCTGGCTCAGGCATGGCATATGACGCTAATTCCTCACGTCTGGGCATCGGGTATCGGCTTAGCTGCGTCGTTGCAGTTTTTGGCCACAGTGCCGCCTGCACCGCTTGCGCTTAACCCCATTGAACCAATGCTTGAATATGATCAGTCATCTCATCCCTTCCGCCAAGACCTTATCTTTAACGCAATTAACATGGAAAACGGCATGGTTAAGATTCCCACCGGCCCTGGTCTCGGTGTTGAAATCAACCGGGAGGTCATCGAACGTTATGAAGTCAAACGGTAA
- a CDS encoding GntR family transcriptional regulator, with translation MSEVVSSAGKTSLSDLAHNTLKNMLLNLELRPGSPITEIQLMETLGMSRTPIRQALHRLEQEGFVNLTPRKGWFVADISLRDIQEIFVVREALEGIAARLAAESITDDVLRELNEYMVRVSSATAPDGQEAVDPGDILHDQIFAAVDNKQMNRVLGLYGDHLRRFHIMAIRLPGRALLSYQEHCEILQALTKRDGEGAEQAMRNHIRSSKRSLFEAIVNERVVW, from the coding sequence TTGTCTGAAGTAGTTTCCAGTGCGGGGAAGACTTCCTTAAGCGACCTAGCGCATAATACGTTGAAAAACATGTTGTTGAATTTGGAGCTTCGTCCTGGCAGTCCCATCACTGAAATTCAACTGATGGAGACCCTTGGCATGAGCCGCACTCCCATCCGTCAAGCCTTGCATCGGCTCGAGCAGGAGGGCTTTGTCAACCTTACGCCGCGTAAAGGGTGGTTTGTCGCAGATATATCCTTAAGGGACATTCAGGAGATATTTGTTGTTAGGGAGGCTCTGGAAGGGATTGCTGCTCGACTTGCCGCTGAATCGATTACAGATGATGTTCTGCGCGAGTTAAACGAATATATGGTAAGGGTTTCATCAGCTACTGCGCCTGATGGACAGGAAGCTGTTGATCCAGGCGATATTTTGCATGATCAGATTTTTGCGGCTGTAGACAATAAACAAATGAATCGAGTTCTTGGTCTATACGGCGATCATTTAAGACGGTTTCATATCATGGCGATTCGTTTGCCTGGACGGGCGCTCTTGTCCTACCAGGAGCACTGCGAAATTCTGCAAGCGCTTACAAAACGTGATGGCGAGGGAGCGGAACAGGCAATGCGTAATCATATACGCAGCAGCAAACGCAGCCTATTTGAAGCAATAGTCAATGAACGAGTCGTTTGGTAG
- the hydG gene encoding [FeFe] hydrogenase H-cluster radical SAM maturase HydG: MYNCKSKIATEFIDDQEILDSLAFADKNKSNRELINRILERAKDCKGLTHREAAVLLECNLEDENEKMMSLAKEIKQKIYGNRIVMFAPLYLSNYCVNGCVYCPYHHNNKNISRKKLSQEDIAREVIALQDMGHKRLALETGEDPINNPIEYVLESIKTIYSIKHKNGAIRRVNVNIAATTVENYRRLKEAGIGTYILFQETYNKKAYEELHPTGPKSDYAYHTEAMDRAMEAGIDDVGIGVLFGLNMYRYDFIGMLMHAEHLEAAMGVGPHTISVPRIRPADDINPEDFSNAISDDIFAKIVTVLRIAVPYTGMIVSTRESKKTRERVLQLGISQISGGSSTSVGGYVEPEAEDDNSAQFDINDRRTLDEIVNWLLTLGYIPSFCTACYREGRTGDRFMSLAKSGQIVNCCQPNALMTLKEYLEDYASADTKAKGEAVIANEIPRITNEKVRAIAVEHLSELTDGKRDFRF, from the coding sequence ATGTATAATTGTAAGTCGAAAATTGCCACCGAATTTATTGATGACCAAGAAATTTTGGATTCGCTTGCATTTGCTGATAAAAACAAAAGTAACCGTGAACTAATCAACCGCATTTTGGAACGGGCTAAGGATTGCAAAGGTCTGACTCATCGTGAAGCAGCGGTACTTCTAGAGTGTAATTTAGAAGATGAGAATGAAAAAATGATGTCCTTGGCAAAAGAAATCAAGCAAAAGATTTATGGAAACCGCATTGTCATGTTCGCACCTTTATATCTTTCTAACTATTGTGTAAACGGGTGCGTATACTGCCCCTATCATCATAATAACAAAAATATTTCTCGCAAGAAGCTTTCACAGGAGGATATTGCGCGTGAGGTAATCGCTTTACAGGACATGGGGCATAAGCGTCTGGCTTTGGAAACCGGAGAAGACCCTATTAACAATCCTATCGAATATGTATTGGAAAGTATCAAAACCATTTACAGCATAAAACATAAAAATGGTGCTATTCGCCGGGTTAATGTCAATATTGCCGCAACAACTGTGGAAAACTATCGTAGACTAAAGGAAGCCGGTATTGGCACCTATATTCTTTTTCAAGAAACTTATAATAAAAAAGCCTATGAAGAGCTGCACCCCACCGGACCAAAGAGCGACTATGCCTACCATACCGAAGCGATGGACCGTGCAATGGAAGCTGGAATTGACGATGTAGGCATTGGTGTTTTATTTGGTTTAAATATGTACCGCTATGACTTTATTGGTATGCTTATGCATGCTGAACACTTAGAGGCGGCTATGGGAGTTGGCCCGCACACCATCAGCGTTCCGCGGATTCGTCCGGCGGATGATATTAACCCCGAAGACTTTAGCAATGCTATTTCTGATGATATATTTGCTAAAATAGTAACTGTACTTCGTATTGCAGTTCCATACACCGGCATGATTGTTTCCACTCGTGAATCGAAAAAAACTCGTGAGCGTGTGCTTCAATTAGGTATATCCCAGATCAGCGGCGGTTCCAGTACCAGCGTTGGCGGCTATGTTGAACCGGAAGCGGAAGATGATAACTCGGCGCAGTTTGACATAAATGATCGACGGACTCTGGATGAAATTGTGAATTGGCTATTGACCTTGGGCTACATTCCCAGCTTCTGTACTGCTTGCTATCGCGAAGGACGTACAGGAGACCGCTTTATGAGTCTGGCGAAATCAGGCCAGATTGTAAACTGCTGTCAACCAAACGCACTGATGACGCTCAAAGAATATTTAGAAGACTATGCTTCTGCAGATACTAAGGCAAAGGGGGAAGCCGTAATTGCCAACGAAATTCCCCGCATTACCAATGAGAAGGTTCGCGCAATTGCCGTGGAGCATCTGTCTGAGCTTACAGATGGAAAACGTGACTTTCGCTTCTAA
- a CDS encoding TM1266 family iron-only hydrogenase system putative regulator, whose protein sequence is METRIALMAIVVENKDSIKKLNDTLHEYGEHIVGRMGIPYPKRNISVISIVMDAPNDIISALSGKLGMIPHINIKTVYSKLSSIEDNK, encoded by the coding sequence ATGGAAACAAGGATTGCGCTAATGGCAATTGTGGTTGAAAACAAGGATTCTATCAAAAAGCTTAATGACACTCTTCACGAATATGGAGAACATATTGTAGGTAGGATGGGAATTCCCTATCCAAAACGGAATATTTCAGTAATCAGCATTGTAATGGATGCTCCCAACGATATTATCAGCGCTCTCTCTGGCAAGTTAGGAATGATTCCCCACATCAATATTAAAACGGTGTATTCTAAGCTATCTTCAATCGAAGATAATAAATAA
- a CDS encoding M23 family metallopeptidase, whose translation MASGFVFTFSYLSSVGIATIYGHNSRNIVNNGQSVRKGQVIAYLGNTERSTGPHVHYEVRVNGAAVDPISFMVLY comes from the coding sequence ATGGCAAGCGGGTTCGTGTTCACATTTTCGTACTTGTCATCAGTTGGTATTGCAACTATTTATGGGCACAATTCACGCAACATAGTAAACAACGGTCAAAGTGTGAGAAAAGGTCAAGTTATTGCTTATTTGGGCAATACGGAGAGAAGTACAGGTCCACATGTTCATTATGAAGTCAGAGTAAACGGCGCCGCTGTTGATCCAATTAGTTTTATGGTTCTATATTAA
- a CDS encoding LysR family transcriptional regulator, with protein sequence MDLRQLEYFRMVCRLNNMTRAAERLHVAQPAISVAIQKLEEELGVLLFERSQKQFTLTAEGRVFLERAEELLNKAQDAILEMHEYRELRKGSLKLGVPPMIGSFLFPHIFAGFKQLYPSIQLKVIEEGSLAVRKLLEQDEVDLGIVIVSDPSPLLSIQPIAGGEILLCVSPDHHLSELETIGFENLRDEPFILLKEDTYHRQIIVSECKQHGFEPNVLLSSSQIETIRGLVSKGVGISFLLDVIARKDGQIHCLHLADPIHITIGLAWKKDRYLSKAAQSFVDFMKTLA encoded by the coding sequence ATGGATTTAAGACAGCTAGAGTATTTCCGGATGGTATGCCGACTAAACAATATGACACGAGCTGCGGAGCGGCTCCATGTGGCCCAGCCAGCTATTTCAGTGGCGATTCAGAAGCTGGAGGAAGAGCTAGGTGTGCTACTTTTTGAACGTAGTCAGAAGCAGTTCACATTGACAGCAGAGGGGCGAGTTTTCCTTGAAAGAGCAGAAGAACTGCTAAATAAAGCTCAAGACGCAATACTTGAAATGCATGAGTACCGCGAGTTAAGGAAAGGATCACTGAAGCTTGGTGTTCCACCAATGATTGGATCATTTCTATTCCCGCATATTTTTGCTGGTTTTAAACAGCTCTATCCTTCTATTCAGCTAAAAGTAATTGAAGAAGGATCTTTAGCAGTTCGGAAGCTACTTGAGCAGGATGAGGTGGACCTAGGTATTGTCATCGTATCTGATCCATCGCCTCTCCTTAGCATTCAGCCTATTGCTGGTGGAGAAATCCTCCTTTGCGTATCACCTGACCATCACCTTTCCGAACTAGAGACGATCGGATTTGAAAACCTAAGGGATGAACCTTTTATACTGCTTAAAGAGGATACTTACCATCGCCAGATAATTGTGAGCGAGTGTAAGCAACACGGGTTTGAACCTAATGTCTTATTATCATCGAGTCAGATTGAGACTATAAGAGGCCTTGTATCCAAGGGGGTTGGCATATCTTTTCTACTGGATGTTATAGCCCGAAAAGATGGTCAAATTCACTGTTTGCACCTTGCGGATCCCATCCATATCACGATTGGTTTAGCGTGGAAAAAGGATAGATATTTATCCAAAGCGGCACAATCTTTTGTTGATTTTATGAAGACTTTGGCCTAA
- a CDS encoding nitronate monooxygenase has protein sequence METRLTNLLGIKYPIIQGGMAWVSEANLTSAVSNSGGAGIIASGGRSADWVRDEIRKTKSLTNKPFGVNVMLMAPNKDEVVEVICQEKVAFVTLGAGNPVPFLKKFHQVGIKVIPVIPNVKLAKRVESAGADAIVIEGMEAGGHIGTLTTMALLTNVIPEISIPVIVAGGIVDGRGVAAALIMGASGVQMGSRFLLTEECTLHQHAKQRIIAASDVDSVVTGYSRGHGVRGVRNKFTEKFLELETSGAPQEILNNLAAGTNKLAAVDGDVENGLVQVGQSLNRLNETKPTAQIMEEVMVETIKVLTSAGNLVK, from the coding sequence ATGGAGACGAGACTGACAAACTTACTCGGAATTAAATATCCTATTATTCAAGGAGGCATGGCCTGGGTTTCAGAGGCTAACTTGACATCGGCTGTCTCCAACTCCGGTGGCGCTGGCATCATCGCTTCAGGCGGACGATCTGCAGATTGGGTTCGAGATGAAATCCGTAAGACTAAGTCGCTGACAAATAAGCCGTTTGGCGTGAATGTGATGCTAATGGCCCCAAATAAAGATGAAGTTGTTGAAGTCATCTGCCAGGAGAAGGTAGCATTTGTTACATTAGGCGCGGGAAATCCAGTACCCTTTTTAAAAAAGTTCCATCAAGTAGGCATAAAAGTGATTCCGGTCATTCCTAATGTCAAACTTGCAAAAAGAGTAGAATCTGCCGGTGCTGATGCTATAGTAATTGAAGGCATGGAAGCCGGCGGTCATATCGGTACACTAACGACTATGGCGCTGCTCACCAACGTCATTCCTGAAATATCCATACCGGTAATTGTTGCTGGCGGTATCGTGGACGGAAGGGGTGTAGCTGCTGCATTAATCATGGGTGCCTCTGGCGTTCAAATGGGCTCACGGTTTCTGTTGACTGAAGAATGTACCCTTCACCAGCATGCTAAGCAGCGTATCATTGCGGCTTCTGATGTAGATTCCGTAGTAACCGGCTATTCTCGCGGTCACGGAGTTAGAGGCGTGAGAAATAAGTTCACTGAAAAATTCCTGGAACTTGAAACAAGCGGTGCTCCGCAAGAGATATTAAATAATCTCGCTGCCGGGACGAATAAATTGGCAGCAGTTGATGGAGATGTTGAAAATGGATTAGTCCAGGTTGGTCAAAGTCTAAATAGACTGAACGAGACCAAGCCAACGGCGCAGATCATGGAAGAAGTTATGGTTGAAACCATTAAGGTACTCACATCCGCAGGGAATCTAGTCAAATAA
- a CDS encoding NADP-dependent malic enzyme: MDIYEKSLMLHKQMRGKITVATKMTAVNQEDLGLLYSPGVAEPCRRIAIDQQAVYDYTAKGNMVAVISDGSAVLGLGNIGPKAAIPVMEGKALLFKNLAGVDAFPICLDTQDTEEIIKTVKYLSPTFGAINLEDIASPKCFEIEARLKRELDIPVFHDDQHGTAVCVLAGLINAHKVVGKDLTESRIVINGAGAAGIAIAKLLGVEHILMVDKEGIINRQEPGTMLNDGHREIAQITNPSNISGKLADALIDADVLVGVSRPRLVTKEMVSTMSKSAIIFAMANPEPEIFPDEAKVGGAAVVGTGRADFPNMVNNVVAFPGIVKGALSVRASDINQAMCLAAAIAVANSVPASELKADHIFPEPLNTKIPCIVAKAVAEAAKQSGVARANQ, encoded by the coding sequence GTGGACATATATGAAAAATCTCTTATGCTCCATAAACAGATGCGAGGAAAAATAACAGTAGCAACTAAGATGACGGCTGTAAATCAAGAGGACTTAGGTTTATTATATAGCCCGGGTGTGGCTGAGCCGTGCAGGCGTATAGCCATCGATCAGCAAGCAGTCTATGACTACACTGCAAAGGGAAACATGGTGGCAGTTATTTCAGACGGGTCTGCTGTATTAGGGTTAGGGAATATCGGGCCGAAAGCTGCTATCCCCGTTATGGAAGGCAAAGCACTCCTATTCAAGAATCTAGCGGGCGTAGATGCCTTCCCCATCTGTTTGGATACGCAAGATACGGAAGAAATCATTAAGACAGTTAAATACCTGTCTCCAACTTTTGGGGCGATCAATCTCGAAGACATTGCTTCTCCCAAGTGTTTTGAGATCGAAGCGAGATTAAAGCGTGAGCTGGATATACCAGTTTTTCATGACGACCAGCACGGTACGGCTGTATGTGTATTAGCCGGATTAATCAATGCGCACAAGGTTGTCGGCAAAGATTTAACAGAAAGCAGAATTGTAATTAATGGCGCAGGCGCAGCTGGAATTGCCATTGCAAAGCTGCTTGGAGTAGAGCATATTCTTATGGTTGATAAAGAAGGTATTATTAACAGACAAGAACCCGGAACGATGTTAAACGATGGGCATAGAGAAATCGCTCAGATAACAAACCCTTCCAATATTTCCGGGAAGCTTGCTGATGCCCTAATTGACGCTGATGTACTCGTCGGTGTGTCGAGACCACGTTTAGTAACAAAGGAAATGGTCTCCACTATGAGTAAAAGCGCTATCATCTTTGCCATGGCTAATCCTGAGCCTGAAATATTCCCCGATGAGGCCAAAGTTGGAGGAGCTGCAGTGGTAGGAACAGGACGCGCTGATTTTCCCAATATGGTCAATAATGTAGTCGCGTTCCCCGGTATCGTTAAGGGTGCGTTATCAGTAAGAGCAAGTGATATCAATCAAGCTATGTGTCTTGCCGCTGCCATAGCAGTTGCAAACAGCGTTCCCGCAAGTGAACTCAAAGCAGATCATATATTCCCAGAGCCTCTCAACACGAAAATTCCCTGTATTGTTGCTAAAGCTGTTGCGGAAGCGGCCAAACAATCAGGGGTGGCAAGGGCCAATCAGTAA
- a CDS encoding gamma carbonic anhydrase family protein: MIFEGVQPTIDKKSFVAEGARVIGKVTMKEFSSIWFNSVARGDVNRIELGRYSNVQDNSVLHVADDCTTIIGDFVTVGHNCIIHGATIEDHCLIGMGAIVLNNAVVGRGSIIAAGAVVREGQIVPPHSLVVGIPGKVIRQVPDELNSIHAQAVKYKTLWTERYALLPDAGGERYHGEKNV; this comes from the coding sequence ATGATATTTGAAGGTGTCCAACCTACTATTGATAAAAAAAGCTTTGTTGCTGAAGGAGCAAGGGTTATCGGTAAAGTTACGATGAAAGAATTCAGCAGTATTTGGTTTAACTCTGTGGCAAGAGGAGACGTTAATCGGATTGAACTTGGACGCTACTCTAATGTCCAGGACAACAGCGTTCTCCATGTGGCAGATGATTGCACTACCATTATCGGGGATTTTGTCACAGTTGGTCACAACTGTATTATCCATGGTGCGACAATTGAAGACCATTGTTTAATAGGAATGGGAGCTATCGTCCTCAACAACGCCGTCGTAGGGCGTGGCAGCATTATCGCGGCGGGAGCTGTTGTACGAGAGGGTCAAATTGTACCCCCACATTCATTGGTTGTAGGAATTCCCGGTAAGGTTATTAGACAAGTTCCCGATGAACTGAACAGCATCCATGCCCAGGCGGTCAAATATAAAACCCTGTGGACGGAACGCTACGCTCTACTCCCCGATGCGGGCGGAGAAAGATACCATGGAGAAAAAAATGTTTAA
- a CDS encoding carbonic anhydrase — protein MQKILDGLVKFRRGDFEIHRELFRGLKSEQRPHTLFISCADSRVDPNMITDTLPGELFGIRNIANLVPPYHETSEYMASMSAIEYAVLSLEVKNIIVCGHSNCGGCAACLKPSNFLDHLPHTQKWLELAHPVRDRVLKEIPEDDPEAREWMMEQANVVEQLKHLMTYPYIRQHVILEKLALSGWHYIIETGEVFIYDRNVGEFLLANG, from the coding sequence ATGCAAAAAATTCTTGACGGCTTGGTGAAATTCAGGCGGGGAGATTTTGAGATCCATCGGGAGCTTTTTCGGGGATTGAAATCAGAACAGCGGCCTCATACCCTGTTCATTTCTTGCGCAGATTCGCGGGTAGACCCCAATATGATCACTGACACCCTGCCTGGAGAGTTGTTCGGCATTCGCAATATTGCCAATCTGGTTCCCCCTTACCATGAAACATCTGAGTATATGGCGAGCATGTCGGCTATTGAATATGCGGTGCTTTCCCTCGAAGTAAAAAATATAATCGTTTGTGGACACTCAAACTGCGGAGGATGTGCCGCTTGTCTTAAGCCTTCGAATTTCTTGGATCATTTGCCTCACACACAGAAGTGGTTGGAGCTGGCCCATCCTGTCCGTGACCGCGTGCTAAAAGAAATTCCTGAGGATGATCCGGAAGCTCGGGAATGGATGATGGAACAAGCCAACGTGGTGGAACAACTAAAACACTTGATGACATATCCCTACATCCGTCAACATGTGATTTTGGAAAAATTGGCACTGAGCGGATGGCATTACATCATCGAGACGGGTGAGGTCTTCATTTACGACCGGAATGTAGGGGAGTTCTTGTTGGCTAATGGTTAG